From one Streptomyces sp. R41 genomic stretch:
- a CDS encoding sensor histidine kinase, protein MQRLYDFLRRHPTWVDTAWAVVLLGLAGVSASSVNGAPDHHGSFAEAFAISAVLCVVVALRRRMPEKMLLLTCAIGAVQLALDVETMVADFAMLVIVYTVAANGARWASRLALAVGLCAATLAEVRWPQGGTSALGHVAIAVFQTVPFALAWVLGDSLRTRRAYFAQLEERAARLEKEREAQAKVAVAAERARIARELHDVVAHNVSVMVVQADGAAYVMDTAPDQAKKALETISGTGRQALAEMRRLLGVLRTGEHEESGEYVPQPDVEQLDDLIEQCRTSGLPVDFKVEGTPRPLPSGVELTAYRIVQEALTNTRKHGGPNAGASVRLVYFDDGLGLLVEDDGKGAPHELYEEGGADGQGHGLIGMRERVGMVGGTLDAGPRPGGGFRISALLPLKPAH, encoded by the coding sequence GTGCAGCGCCTCTATGACTTTCTCCGCAGACACCCGACGTGGGTCGACACCGCCTGGGCCGTCGTCCTGCTCGGGCTCGCCGGCGTGAGTGCCTCGAGTGTCAACGGGGCCCCGGACCACCACGGCTCGTTCGCCGAGGCGTTCGCGATCTCCGCCGTCCTGTGCGTCGTCGTCGCGCTGCGCCGCCGTATGCCGGAGAAGATGCTCCTGCTGACCTGCGCGATCGGGGCGGTCCAGCTGGCCCTGGACGTCGAGACGATGGTCGCCGACTTCGCCATGCTGGTGATCGTCTACACGGTCGCCGCGAACGGCGCGCGCTGGGCCTCCCGGCTGGCGCTGGCCGTCGGACTGTGCGCGGCGACCCTTGCGGAGGTGCGCTGGCCGCAGGGGGGCACGAGCGCCCTGGGCCATGTCGCGATAGCGGTGTTCCAGACGGTGCCGTTCGCTCTCGCCTGGGTGCTCGGCGACTCCCTGCGCACCCGCCGCGCCTACTTCGCCCAGCTGGAGGAGCGCGCCGCCCGCCTGGAGAAGGAGCGCGAGGCGCAGGCCAAGGTCGCGGTGGCCGCCGAGCGCGCCCGGATCGCACGCGAGCTGCACGATGTCGTCGCGCACAACGTCTCGGTGATGGTGGTCCAGGCCGACGGCGCCGCCTACGTCATGGACACCGCACCGGACCAGGCCAAGAAGGCCCTGGAGACCATTTCCGGAACGGGCCGTCAGGCCCTCGCCGAGATGCGCCGCCTGCTCGGCGTACTGCGCACCGGCGAGCACGAGGAGAGCGGCGAGTACGTGCCGCAGCCCGACGTCGAGCAGCTCGACGACCTCATCGAGCAGTGCCGCACCTCGGGCCTCCCCGTCGACTTCAAGGTGGAGGGCACCCCGCGCCCCCTCCCCAGCGGCGTAGAGCTCACGGCGTACCGCATCGTGCAGGAGGCGCTCACCAACACGCGCAAGCACGGGGGGCCGAACGCGGGCGCGAGCGTGCGCCTGGTCTACTTCGACGACGGCCTCGGCCTGCTCGTCGAGGACGACGGCAAGGGCGCACCCCATGAGCTGTACGAGGAGGGGGGCGCCGACGGCCAGGGCCACGGCCTGATCGGCATGCGCGAGCGCGTCGGCATGGTCGGCGGCACCCTGGACGCGGGGCCCCGGCCCGGTGGAGGCTTCCGCATCAGCGCCCTGCTGCCGCTCAAGCCCGCCCACTGA
- a CDS encoding response regulator: MAIRVMLVDDQVLLRTGFRMVLAAQPDMEVVAEAGDGVEALQVLSATAVDVVLMDVRMPKLDGVETTRRICSEPNPPKVLILTTFDLDEYAFSGLKAGASGFMLKDVPPGELLTAIRSVHSGDAVVAPSTTRRLLDRFAPMLPSAGKEHQHKELERLTDREREVMVLVAQGLSNGEIAARLVLSEATVKTHVGRILTKLGLRDRVQVVVLAYETGLVRAGGHG, translated from the coding sequence ATGGCGATCCGAGTCATGCTCGTCGACGACCAGGTGCTGCTGCGCACCGGTTTCCGGATGGTGCTCGCCGCCCAGCCGGACATGGAGGTCGTGGCCGAGGCGGGCGACGGCGTCGAGGCCCTCCAGGTGCTGAGCGCCACCGCGGTCGACGTGGTGCTGATGGACGTCCGCATGCCGAAGCTGGACGGCGTCGAGACCACCCGCCGCATCTGCTCCGAGCCCAACCCGCCGAAGGTGCTGATCCTCACCACCTTCGACCTCGACGAGTACGCCTTCTCCGGGCTGAAGGCGGGCGCCTCCGGCTTCATGCTCAAGGACGTGCCGCCGGGCGAGCTGCTCACCGCCATCCGCTCCGTGCACAGCGGTGACGCCGTGGTCGCGCCCTCCACCACCCGGCGCCTGCTGGACCGTTTCGCGCCGATGCTGCCCAGCGCCGGCAAGGAGCACCAGCACAAGGAGCTGGAGCGGCTCACCGACCGTGAGCGCGAGGTCATGGTGCTGGTCGCACAGGGCCTGTCGAACGGGGAGATCGCGGCGCGCCTCGTGCTGTCCGAGGCGACCGTGAAGACGCATGTCGGGCGCATCCTGACCAAGCTGGGGCTGCGGGACCGGGTGCAGGTGGTCGTGCTCGCGTACGAGACGGGGCTGGTGCGGGCGGGCGGTCACGGCTGA
- a CDS encoding AAA family ATPase, translated as MLLWINGPFGGGKTQTAHEIRRRLPGSVVCDPEHAGFGLRRVLPPELRGDFQDLESWRRGVVEVLDLALGKHDGVIIAPMTVTNPRYFEETVGRLRELGHDVRHFALLAERETVLKRLRERGFGHLLQYVAGKDAPLRRESWAVQQLDHCLERLREPEFAEHLWTDHTTVAKTADRIAVLAGLTLTPNRDGAVRGRLRRAWVGAKHIRFD; from the coding sequence ATGCTCCTGTGGATCAACGGCCCCTTCGGGGGCGGCAAGACACAGACCGCACACGAGATCCGGCGACGGCTGCCCGGCAGCGTCGTCTGCGACCCGGAACACGCCGGCTTCGGCCTGCGCCGCGTGCTGCCGCCCGAACTGCGCGGAGATTTCCAGGACTTGGAGTCCTGGCGGCGGGGTGTGGTCGAGGTGCTCGACCTCGCCCTCGGCAAGCACGACGGCGTGATCATCGCCCCCATGACGGTCACGAACCCCCGCTACTTCGAGGAGACCGTCGGGCGGCTGCGCGAACTGGGCCACGACGTACGGCACTTCGCGCTCCTCGCCGAGCGCGAGACCGTACTGAAGCGGCTGCGTGAGCGTGGTTTCGGGCACCTTCTTCAGTACGTCGCAGGCAAGGACGCCCCGCTGCGGCGCGAGAGTTGGGCCGTGCAGCAGCTCGACCACTGCCTGGAGCGGCTGCGCGAGCCGGAGTTCGCCGAGCATCTGTGGACGGACCACACGACGGTCGCCAAGACGGCCGACCGCATCGCCGTGTTGGCAGGCCTGACGCTCACACCGAACCGGGACGGGGCCGTACGGGGACGGCTGCGCAGGGCTTGGGTCGGGGCCAAGCACATCCGGTTCGACTGA
- a CDS encoding DUF5937 family protein, producing the protein MSVHIDITGLRRERIAVVPSPLAELGMALHALAEPAHHPGLQGWATGVTARLDPHLADRMCEADFLWRTTFSDLFLPCAGIPGGTTLPGATLAEDLDLLDKLTDEQFVDAALEFTCALAYSSYGPHALSDPEVRRRAVDLAASRGPQQTRFTERLLEDPPRVRAWLRQFLEDCDEAFFAESWSRLRHQLAAEARHKTDLLRHKSLTEALTSVSPAVSLDETAGRLTVDKLTEGHTVTTDGGLLLVPTSLGRPHLMVLHRYGWQPVLHYPIGSPELAAPPSVEQLTLRMTALSHPVRMRICRHLARSAYTTGELAQVHGMTAPEISRHLGVLKKAGLITTRRRGRYVLHQLDVAVVARLGSDFLEGVLR; encoded by the coding sequence ATGAGCGTGCACATCGACATCACCGGGCTGCGGCGGGAGCGCATCGCTGTCGTGCCGTCGCCGCTGGCCGAGCTCGGGATGGCGCTGCATGCCCTGGCCGAGCCGGCGCACCACCCCGGGCTGCAGGGCTGGGCGACCGGCGTCACCGCGCGGCTCGACCCGCATCTCGCGGACCGGATGTGCGAGGCGGACTTCCTGTGGCGTACGACGTTCTCGGACCTGTTCCTGCCCTGCGCGGGCATCCCGGGCGGGACCACGCTGCCGGGCGCGACGCTCGCCGAGGACCTGGACCTGCTGGACAAGCTCACGGACGAGCAGTTCGTGGACGCGGCCCTGGAGTTCACGTGCGCGCTGGCCTACAGCTCGTACGGGCCGCACGCGCTCTCCGACCCGGAGGTGCGCCGACGCGCCGTGGATCTGGCCGCCTCGCGCGGGCCGCAGCAGACGCGGTTCACCGAGCGGCTGCTGGAGGATCCGCCGCGGGTGCGGGCCTGGCTGAGGCAGTTCCTGGAGGACTGCGACGAGGCCTTCTTCGCCGAGTCCTGGTCCCGGCTGCGCCACCAGCTCGCCGCGGAGGCCCGCCACAAGACGGACCTGCTCCGGCACAAGAGCCTGACCGAGGCGCTGACCTCGGTGTCCCCCGCGGTGTCGCTGGACGAGACGGCCGGGCGGCTCACCGTCGACAAGCTGACCGAGGGCCACACGGTCACGACCGACGGCGGCCTTCTCCTCGTGCCCACCAGCCTCGGCCGGCCCCACCTGATGGTGCTGCACCGGTACGGCTGGCAGCCTGTGCTGCACTACCCCATCGGCTCGCCCGAGCTCGCCGCCCCGCCCTCGGTCGAGCAGCTGACCCTGCGGATGACCGCGCTGTCCCATCCGGTCCGGATGCGGATCTGCCGTCATCTGGCCCGCAGCGCGTACACCACGGGCGAGCTGGCGCAGGTGCACGGGATGACGGCTCCCGAGATATCCCGGCATCTGGGAGTGCTGAAGAAGGCGGGCCTGATCACGACGAGGCGCCGCGGGCGGTACGTATTGCACCAACTGGACGTCGCCGTGGTGGCCCGGCTGGGGAGCGACTTCCTGGAGGGCGTCCTGCGCTGA
- a CDS encoding low specificity L-threonine aldolase: MSDTAAETETEPAEQPVGETAEKVTQETAELSPEQRFEQRTVAWRAAERVLWRPSYQQTIRERLAWLNESAEGMHDLDQRADMYGDGVVETLEERVAGLLGMDAAAFFPTGTMAQQVALRCWAGRTGNATVAVHALGHPEVHERHAFSQVSGLRPVRVTDQPRLPTAEEIRDFDEPFGALMLELPLRDAGFVLPSWEELSEVAEAARERDAVVHIDGARLWECATHFGRPLDEIADLADSVYVSFYKSLGGFGGAAIAGPKTLIDEAKTWRHRYGGMILQQFPTALAALIGLEQELPRLPEYVAHARVVAAALREGFAEAGVPWARVHPEEPHTHQFQVWLPYEPDNLTNAGLRQTEETKTGLFAQSWVRGGPGLAFTEVTVAAPGLEWTADDVKAAVRDFVERLPGVSS, from the coding sequence ATGAGCGACACGGCGGCAGAGACCGAGACGGAGCCCGCGGAGCAGCCCGTGGGCGAGACGGCCGAGAAGGTCACGCAGGAGACGGCGGAGCTGTCCCCGGAGCAACGATTCGAACAGCGAACTGTCGCCTGGAGGGCAGCGGAGCGGGTGCTGTGGAGGCCCAGCTACCAGCAGACGATCCGCGAGCGCCTGGCCTGGCTGAACGAGAGCGCCGAGGGCATGCACGACCTCGACCAGCGGGCGGACATGTACGGCGACGGTGTCGTCGAGACGCTGGAGGAGCGGGTCGCGGGGCTGCTCGGCATGGATGCCGCCGCCTTCTTCCCCACCGGCACCATGGCCCAGCAGGTCGCCCTGCGCTGCTGGGCGGGCCGCACCGGGAACGCGACCGTCGCGGTGCATGCGCTCGGCCATCCCGAGGTCCATGAGCGGCATGCGTTCAGCCAGGTCAGCGGCTTGCGGCCGGTCCGTGTGACCGACCAGCCCCGGCTCCCGACCGCCGAGGAGATACGGGACTTCGACGAGCCCTTCGGTGCGCTGATGCTGGAACTGCCACTCAGGGACGCCGGTTTCGTGCTGCCCTCCTGGGAGGAGCTCTCCGAGGTCGCCGAGGCCGCCCGGGAACGCGACGCGGTGGTCCACATCGACGGTGCCCGGCTGTGGGAGTGCGCCACGCATTTCGGCCGGCCCCTGGACGAGATCGCGGATCTCGCCGACAGCGTCTACGTGTCGTTCTACAAGTCGCTCGGCGGCTTCGGCGGGGCGGCGATCGCGGGCCCGAAGACACTCATCGACGAGGCGAAGACCTGGCGGCACCGGTACGGGGGCATGATCCTCCAGCAGTTCCCGACGGCCCTGGCCGCGCTCATCGGCCTGGAGCAGGAGCTGCCCCGGCTGCCGGAATACGTGGCCCACGCGCGCGTCGTCGCCGCCGCGCTGCGCGAGGGGTTCGCGGAGGCCGGAGTTCCGTGGGCACGCGTCCACCCCGAGGAGCCGCACACCCACCAGTTCCAGGTCTGGCTGCCGTACGAGCCCGACAACCTCACGAACGCGGGGCTGCGGCAGACCGAGGAGACGAAGACCGGCCTCTTCGCGCAGAGCTGGGTCCGTGGCGGCCCGGGGCTGGCGTTCACCGAGGTCACGGTGGCGGCGCCCGGCCTGGAGTGGACGGCCGACGACGTCAAGGCGGCCGTACGGGACTTCGTGGAGCGGCTGCCCGGCGTCAGCAGCTGA
- a CDS encoding Rossmann-like and DUF2520 domain-containing protein, with amino-acid sequence MSTFPQPDPKDRPARLTVGVVGAGRVGPALAAALQLAGHRPVAVSGVSDASKRRAAQLLPDVPLMSPAQVLERAELVLLTVPDDALPGLVEGLAETGAVRPGQLLVHTSGRYGARVLDPALRAGALPLALHPAMTFSGTPVDVQRLAGCSFGVTAPEELRLAAEALVIEMGGEPEWIAEESRPLYHAALALGANHLVTLVAESMELLRAAGVEAPDRMLGPLLGAALDNALRSGDAALTGPVARGDAGTVAAHVAELRKHAPQTVAGYLAMARATADRALAHGLLKPELAEDLLGVLANGTEGDAG; translated from the coding sequence GTGAGTACATTCCCACAGCCAGACCCCAAGGACCGCCCCGCGCGGCTCACCGTCGGCGTTGTCGGCGCCGGCCGTGTCGGCCCCGCGCTCGCCGCGGCCCTCCAGCTGGCCGGGCACCGCCCGGTGGCCGTCTCCGGGGTCTCCGACGCCTCCAAGCGGCGGGCCGCGCAGTTGCTGCCCGATGTGCCGCTGATGTCCCCGGCACAGGTCCTGGAGCGCGCGGAGCTGGTGCTGCTGACCGTCCCGGACGATGCCCTGCCCGGGCTCGTCGAGGGACTCGCCGAGACGGGGGCCGTGCGGCCCGGGCAGCTGCTCGTGCACACTTCCGGGCGGTACGGCGCGCGCGTGCTCGACCCGGCGCTCAGGGCGGGCGCGCTGCCCCTCGCGCTGCACCCCGCGATGACCTTCAGCGGCACCCCTGTGGACGTGCAGCGGCTTGCCGGATGCTCCTTCGGTGTCACCGCGCCCGAGGAGCTGCGGCTGGCCGCCGAGGCCCTGGTGATCGAGATGGGCGGCGAGCCCGAGTGGATCGCCGAGGAGAGCCGGCCGCTCTACCACGCGGCCCTCGCGCTCGGCGCCAACCACCTGGTGACCCTGGTCGCCGAGTCCATGGAGCTGCTGCGCGCCGCAGGCGTGGAGGCCCCCGACCGGATGCTGGGCCCGCTGCTCGGTGCCGCCCTGGACAACGCCCTCAGGTCGGGCGACGCGGCCCTCACCGGGCCCGTCGCGCGCGGGGACGCGGGCACGGTCGCCGCGCACGTCGCCGAGTTGCGCAAGCACGCACCGCAGACCGTCGCCGGCTACCTCGCGATGGCCCGCGCGACCGCCGACCGCGCGCTCGCCCACGGTCTGCTCAAGCCGGAACTCGCCGAGGACCTTCTCGGGGTACTCGCCAACGGCACCGAGGGAGATGCCGGATGA
- the panC gene encoding pantoate--beta-alanine ligase produces MTTALLRTADDLHARVRTGRRAVVMTMGALHEGHATLIRTAREIAGDQGEVVVTVFVNPLQFGKGEDLDRYPRTLDADLKIAELAGADVVFAPSVDEVYPGGEPQVRISAGPMGGRLEGAVRPGHFDGMLTVVAKLLHLTRPDVALYGQKDAQQLALIRRMVRDLNFGVEIVGVPTVREEDGLALSSRNRYLSPGERRTALALSQALFAGRDRHAAQEALRARAREVPATRARAEALSAIGESRAAADAHAVAKAVPGGPAGVRAAARLILDEAARMQPPLVLDYLTLVDPSDFTEVEDDFTGEAVLAVAARVGTTRLIDNIPLTFGAAS; encoded by the coding sequence ATGACCACCGCCCTGCTGCGCACCGCCGACGATCTGCACGCACGCGTGCGTACGGGACGCCGAGCCGTCGTGATGACCATGGGCGCCCTCCACGAGGGCCACGCCACACTGATCCGCACCGCCCGCGAGATCGCCGGAGACCAGGGCGAAGTGGTCGTCACCGTCTTCGTGAACCCGCTCCAGTTCGGCAAGGGCGAGGACCTCGACCGCTACCCGCGCACCCTCGACGCCGACCTCAAGATCGCCGAACTGGCGGGTGCGGACGTGGTGTTCGCCCCTTCCGTGGACGAGGTCTACCCGGGCGGCGAACCCCAGGTCCGCATCTCCGCGGGCCCCATGGGCGGGCGCCTGGAGGGCGCCGTGCGCCCCGGCCACTTCGACGGCATGCTCACCGTCGTCGCCAAACTGCTGCACCTCACCCGGCCCGACGTGGCGTTGTACGGGCAGAAGGACGCCCAGCAGCTCGCCCTGATCCGGCGCATGGTGCGCGACCTGAACTTCGGCGTGGAGATCGTCGGCGTGCCCACCGTGCGCGAGGAGGACGGGCTCGCCCTCTCCAGCCGCAACCGCTACCTCTCGCCCGGGGAGCGGCGCACCGCCCTCGCGCTCTCGCAGGCCCTGTTCGCCGGCCGCGACCGGCACGCCGCGCAGGAGGCCCTGCGCGCGCGTGCCCGCGAAGTGCCCGCCACACGCGCGCGTGCCGAGGCCCTCAGCGCCATAGGCGAATCCCGCGCCGCGGCCGACGCGCACGCTGTCGCCAAGGCCGTCCCCGGCGGCCCCGCGGGCGTCCGCGCTGCCGCCCGGCTGATCCTCGACGAGGCGGCCCGAATGCAGCCGCCGCTGGTCCTGGACTACCTGACCCTGGTCGACCCGTCCGACTTCACGGAGGTCGAGGACGACTTCACCGGCGAGGCGGTTCTCGCCGTCGCCGCCCGGGTCGGGACGACCCGGCTGATCGACAACATCCCCCTCACCTTCGGAGCCGCCTCGTGA
- a CDS encoding L-aspartate oxidase — protein sequence MTGNGTGTGTGIRLHAPAPGWALTADVVVVGSGVAGLTAALRCEAAGLKTVVVTKARLDDGSTRWAQGGIAAALGDGDTPEQHLDDTLVAGAGLCDEEAVRILVTEGPDAVRRLIATGAHFDESTEGELALTREGGHHRRRIAHAGGDATGAEISRALVEAVRARGLRTVENALVLDLLTDADGRTAGVTLHVMGEGQHDGVGAVYAPAVVLATGGMGQVFSATTNPSVSTGDGVALALRAGAEVSDLEFVQFHPTVLFLGPDAEGQQPLVSEAVRGEGAHLVDANGVRFMVGQHELAELAPRDIVAKGIMRRMQEQDAEHMFLDARHFGADMWEHRFPTILAACRAHDIDPVTEPVPVAPAAHYASGGVRTDARGRTTVPGLYACGEVACTGVHGANRLASNSLLEGLVYAERIAVDIAESQAENGLHARVPVPVPHPEKPAHPLLAPESRFAIQRIMTDGAGVLRSAESLAQAADRLQQLHTDARDALDENGKTSEPGVDTWEATNLLCVARVLVAAARRREETRGCHWREDHADRDDTDWRRHIVVRLNPDRTLAVHTTDTADFPPTVPQALGFARAGGTSMPQPAPRPQEQ from the coding sequence GTGACCGGCAATGGCACAGGTACAGGTACTGGCATACGACTGCACGCGCCCGCCCCCGGCTGGGCCCTCACCGCGGATGTCGTGGTCGTCGGCTCCGGGGTCGCTGGTCTCACCGCGGCCCTGCGCTGCGAGGCCGCGGGCCTGAAGACCGTCGTGGTCACCAAGGCCCGCCTCGACGACGGCTCCACGCGCTGGGCGCAGGGCGGCATCGCGGCGGCCCTCGGTGACGGCGACACCCCCGAGCAGCACCTCGACGACACCCTGGTGGCGGGCGCGGGCCTGTGCGACGAGGAGGCCGTACGCATCCTCGTCACCGAGGGCCCCGACGCCGTACGCCGCCTGATCGCGACCGGCGCCCACTTCGACGAGTCCACCGAAGGCGAGCTGGCACTCACCCGCGAGGGCGGCCACCACCGCCGCCGCATCGCGCACGCGGGGGGCGACGCGACAGGCGCCGAGATCTCCCGCGCCCTGGTCGAAGCGGTACGCGCGCGTGGCCTGCGCACGGTCGAGAACGCGCTCGTCCTTGACCTCCTCACGGACGCCGACGGCCGCACCGCGGGTGTCACCCTGCACGTCATGGGAGAGGGCCAGCACGACGGCGTGGGAGCCGTGTACGCCCCCGCCGTGGTCCTCGCGACCGGCGGCATGGGCCAGGTCTTCTCGGCTACCACCAACCCGTCGGTCTCCACGGGCGACGGCGTGGCGCTCGCCCTGCGCGCGGGCGCCGAGGTCTCCGACCTCGAATTCGTGCAGTTCCACCCGACGGTGCTGTTCCTGGGCCCGGACGCGGAGGGCCAGCAGCCGCTGGTCTCCGAAGCGGTGCGCGGCGAGGGCGCCCACCTGGTCGACGCGAACGGCGTGCGCTTCATGGTCGGGCAGCACGAGCTGGCCGAGCTGGCGCCCCGGGACATCGTCGCCAAGGGCATCATGCGCCGCATGCAGGAGCAGGACGCCGAGCACATGTTCCTCGACGCCCGGCACTTCGGCGCCGACATGTGGGAGCACCGCTTCCCGACGATCCTGGCCGCCTGCCGCGCTCACGACATCGACCCGGTCACCGAGCCCGTCCCGGTCGCCCCGGCCGCCCACTACGCCTCCGGAGGCGTCCGCACGGACGCACGGGGGCGCACCACGGTGCCGGGCCTGTACGCGTGCGGCGAGGTCGCCTGCACGGGCGTCCACGGCGCCAACCGGCTCGCTTCGAACTCCCTCCTGGAAGGCCTCGTCTACGCCGAGCGCATCGCCGTCGACATCGCCGAGAGCCAGGCGGAGAACGGCCTCCACGCGCGCGTGCCCGTACCGGTCCCGCACCCCGAGAAGCCCGCGCACCCGTTGCTCGCCCCCGAGTCCCGGTTCGCGATCCAGCGGATCATGACGGACGGCGCGGGCGTGCTGAGGTCGGCCGAGTCCCTCGCTCAGGCGGCCGACCGCCTCCAGCAACTGCACACCGACGCGCGCGACGCCCTCGACGAGAACGGCAAGACCTCCGAGCCCGGCGTCGACACCTGGGAGGCCACCAACCTCCTGTGCGTGGCCCGGGTCCTGGTCGCCGCCGCCCGTAGGCGCGAGGAGACCCGCGGCTGCCACTGGCGCGAGGACCACGCCGACCGGGACGACACCGACTGGCGCCGTCACATCGTCGTGCGGCTGAATCCCGACCGGACGCTCGCCGTACACACCACCGACACAGCAGACTTCCCCCCGACCGTCCCCCAAGCCCTCGGCTTCGCTCGAGCAGGGGGGACCTCCATGCCCCAGCCGGCGCCCCGTCCCCAGGAGCAGTGA
- a CDS encoding type III pantothenate kinase, translating into MLLTIDVGNTHTVLGLFDGEEIVEHWRISTDARRTADELAVLLQGLMGMHPLLGEELGDGIDGIAICSTVPSVLHELREVTRRYYGDVPAVLVEPGIKTGVPILMDNPKEVGADRIINAVAAVELYGGPAIVVDFGTATTFDAVSARGEYAGGVIAPGIEISVEALGVRGAQLRKIELARPRAVIGKNTVEAMQAGIVYGFAGQVDGVVNRMARELADDPDDVTVIATGGLAPMVLGEASVIDEHEPWLTLIGLRLVYERNVSRT; encoded by the coding sequence ATGCTCCTCACGATCGACGTCGGCAACACCCACACCGTCCTCGGCCTCTTCGACGGGGAGGAGATCGTGGAGCACTGGCGCATCTCCACGGACGCCCGCCGCACGGCCGACGAGCTCGCCGTGCTCCTCCAGGGCCTCATGGGCATGCACCCGCTGCTCGGCGAGGAACTCGGCGACGGCATCGACGGCATCGCCATCTGCTCGACGGTCCCGTCCGTCCTGCACGAGCTGCGCGAGGTCACACGTCGCTACTACGGCGATGTCCCCGCCGTACTGGTCGAACCCGGCATCAAGACCGGCGTACCGATCCTGATGGACAACCCCAAGGAGGTCGGCGCCGACCGCATCATCAACGCGGTCGCCGCCGTCGAGCTCTACGGGGGGCCCGCCATCGTCGTCGACTTCGGTACGGCGACGACGTTCGACGCGGTGTCCGCGCGCGGGGAGTACGCGGGTGGTGTCATCGCACCGGGTATCGAGATCTCCGTGGAGGCGCTCGGGGTGCGGGGTGCTCAGCTTCGCAAGATCGAGCTGGCTCGGCCGCGGGCGGTGATCGGCAAGAACACCGTCGAGGCGATGCAGGCCGGCATCGTGTACGGGTTCGCCGGGCAGGTCGACGGGGTAGTCAACCGGATGGCCCGCGAGCTCGCCGACGATCCCGACGACGTCACCGTCATCGCTACGGGTGGCCTGGCCCCGATGGTCCTCGGCGAGGCCTCGGTCATCGACGAACACGAGCCGTGGCTGACGCTCATCGGACTGCGGCTGGTGTACGAGCGGAACGTGTCGCGTACGTGA
- a CDS encoding BlaI/MecI/CopY family transcriptional regulator, with translation MPRPLGELEDAVMTRVWKWNRPVTVREVLEDLQQERSIAYTTVMTVLDNLHQKGWVRREAEGRAYRYEAVSTRAAYAAALMNDAWSQSDNPAAALVAFFGMMSPEQREALRDAVRMVQGPETPAAETPASENPTGNPADENPAATEGDVGR, from the coding sequence GTGCCTCGCCCATTGGGAGAACTCGAAGACGCGGTCATGACGCGGGTGTGGAAGTGGAACCGCCCGGTGACCGTTCGAGAAGTCCTGGAAGACCTTCAGCAGGAACGGTCCATCGCGTACACCACGGTGATGACCGTTTTGGACAATCTCCATCAGAAGGGCTGGGTGCGCCGCGAGGCGGAAGGCCGGGCCTATCGATATGAGGCGGTCTCCACACGTGCCGCCTACGCGGCCGCACTGATGAACGATGCGTGGTCACAGAGTGACAACCCCGCCGCCGCTCTCGTCGCCTTCTTCGGCATGATGTCCCCGGAACAGCGCGAAGCCCTGCGCGATGCCGTGCGTATGGTCCAGGGACCGGAAACCCCCGCCGCCGAAACGCCCGCCTCGGAGAACCCGACCGGGAACCCGGCGGACGAGAACCCCGCTGCCACCGAGGGCGACGTCGGGCGATAG
- a CDS encoding amino-acid N-acetyltransferase, protein MPAEHPAEVPAEHPEVAAKAITVRRARTSDVPAVRRLLDANVRRRILLDKATVTLYEDIQEFWVAERGAGSSTEVVGCGALHVMWEDLAEVRTLAVNPAVKGHGVGHQLLEKLLETARWLGVRRVFCLTFEVEFFSKHGFVEIGETPVDTDVYAELLRSYDEGVAEFLGLERVKPNTLGNSRMLLHL, encoded by the coding sequence ATGCCAGCAGAGCATCCCGCAGAGGTTCCCGCAGAGCATCCCGAAGTCGCCGCAAAAGCCATCACCGTCCGCCGTGCCAGGACCAGCGATGTCCCGGCCGTACGCCGCCTCCTTGATGCGAACGTCCGGCGCCGCATCCTGCTCGACAAAGCGACGGTGACGCTTTACGAGGACATCCAGGAGTTCTGGGTCGCGGAACGCGGCGCCGGCTCAAGTACTGAGGTGGTCGGCTGCGGTGCGCTGCACGTGATGTGGGAAGACCTCGCCGAAGTCCGCACTCTCGCGGTGAACCCCGCGGTCAAGGGCCACGGCGTCGGTCATCAGTTGCTGGAGAAGTTGCTGGAGACCGCCCGTTGGCTCGGTGTTCGACGAGTTTTCTGTCTGACCTTCGAAGTCGAGTTCTTCTCGAAGCACGGCTTCGTGGAGATCGGCGAGACACCCGTCGACACCGATGTCTACGCCGAGCTCCTGCGTTCCTATGACGAGGGCGTGGCGGAGTTCCTCGGTCTCGAACGAGTGAAACCGAACACCTTGGGCAACAGCCGGATGCTTCTGCATCTGTGA